A window from Balaenoptera musculus isolate JJ_BM4_2016_0621 chromosome 8, mBalMus1.pri.v3, whole genome shotgun sequence encodes these proteins:
- the LOC118899040 gene encoding LOW QUALITY PROTEIN: lysine--tRNA ligase-like (The sequence of the model RefSeq protein was modified relative to this genomic sequence to represent the inferred CDS: substituted 1 base at 1 genomic stop codon) — MAEVQGAEIKVDDGEPKLSKNELKRRLKAEKKIAEKEAKQKELSEKQLSQAAAATNHTADNGAGAEEESLDPNQYFKIHSQAVHQLKVNGEDPYPHKFHVDISLTHFIQEYSHLQPGDHLTDITLKVAGRIHAKRASGGKLIFYDLRGEGVKLQVMANSRNYKSEEEFIRINNKLRRGDIIGVQGNPGKTKKGELSIIPYEVTLLSPCLHMLPHLHFGLKDKETRFHQRYLDLILNDFVRXKFIIRSKSITYIRSFLDELGFLEIETPLMNIIPGEAVAKPFITYHNELDMNLYMRIAPELYHKMLVVGGIDQVYEIGHQFRNEGIDLTHNPEFTTCEFYMAYADYHDLMEITEKMISGMMKHITGSYKVTYHPDGPEGQACEIDFTPPFRKISMIEELEKALGMKLPETNLFETKETRKILDDIRVAKAVECPPPRTTGRLLAKLVGEFLEVTCINPTFICDHPQIMSPLAKWHRSKEGLTERFELFVMKKEICSAYTELNDPMRQRQLFEEQAKAKAAGDDEAMFIDETFCTALEYGLPPTGGWGMGIDRVTVFLTDSSNIKEVLLFPAMKPEDKKENVATTDGRESTAAGPSV; from the coding sequence ATGGCTGAGGTGCAGGGGGCTGAAATTAAAGTGGACGACGGCGAGCCGAAACTGAGCAAAAATGAGCTAAAGAGACGCCTGAAAGCTGAGAAGAAAATAGCAGAGAAGGAGGCCAAGCAGAAGGAGCTCAGTGAGAAACAACTAAGCCAGGCCGCTGCTGCCACCAACCACACTGCTGATAATGGTGCGGGTGCGGAGGAGGAGAGCTTGGACCCAAACCAATACTTCAAAATCCACAGCCAGGCAGTCCACCAGCTGAAGGTCAATGGGGAAGACCCATACCCGCACAAGTTCCACGTCGACATCTCGCTCACTCACTTTATCCAAGAATACAGTCACCTGCAGCCTGGGGACCACCTGACTGACATCACCTTAAAGGTGGCAGGTAGGATCCATGCCAAAAGAGCTTCTGGGGGAAAGCTCATCTTCTATGACCTTCGAGGAGAGGGGGTCAAGTTGCAAGTCATGGCCAATTCCAGGAATTATAAATCTGAAGAAGAATTTATTCGTATTAACAACAAACTGCGCCGGGGAGACATAATTGGAGTTCAGGGCAATCCTGGGAAAACCAAGAAGGGCGAACTGAGCATCATTCCCTATGAAGTCACACTGCTGTCTCCTTGCTTGCATATGTTACCTCATCTTCACTTTGGCCTCAAAGACAAGGAAACACGGTTTCATCAGAGATACTTGGACTTGATCCTGAATGACTTTGTGAGGTAGAAGTTTATCATCCGCTCTAAGAGCATCACATATATAAGAAGTTTCTTGGATGAGTTGGGATTCCTAGAGATTGAAACTCCCCTGATGAACATCATCCCAGGGGAAGCTGTGGCCAAGCCTTTTATCACCTACCACAACGAGCTGGACATGAATTTATATATGAGGATTGCTCCAGAACTCTACCATAAGATGCTGGTGGTTGGTGGCATTGACCAGGTTTATGAAATCGGACACCAGTTCCGGAATGAAGGAATTGATTTGACTCACAATCCTGAATTCACCACCTGTGAATTCTACATGGCCTATGCAGACTATCATGATCTCATGGAAATCACAGAGAAGATGATTTCAGGGATGATGAAACACATTACAGGCAGTTACAAGGTCACCTATCATCCAGATGGCCCAGAGGGCCAAGCCTGTGAGATTGACTTCACCCCACCCTTCCGGAAAATCAGCATGATAGAAGAGCTTGAGAAAGCCCTGGGCATGAAACTGCCAGAAACTAACCTCTTCGAAACCAAAGAAACTCGCAAAATTCTAGATGATATCCGTGTGGCAAAAGCTGTTGAATGCCCTCCACCTCGGACCACAGGCAGGCTCCTTGCTAAGCTTGTCGGGGAGTTCCTGGAAGTGACGTGCATCAATCCTACATTCATCTGTGATCATCCGCAGATAATGAGTCCTCTGGCCAAATGGCACCGCTCTAAAGAGGGTCTGACTGAACGCTTTGAGCTATTTgtcatgaaaaaggaaatatgcaGTGCCTACACTGAGCTGAATGACCCTATGCGACAGCGGCAGCTTTTTGAAGAACAGGCCAAGGCCAAAGCTGCTGGCGATGATGAGGCCATGTTCATAGATGAGACCTTCTGCACTGCCCTGGAATACGGGCTGCCCCCCACAGGTGGCTGGGGCATGGGCATCGACCGCGTCACCGTGTTTCTCACAGACTCCAGTAACATCAAGGAAGTGCTTCTGTTTCCTGCCATGAAACCCGAAGACAAGAAGGAGAATGTAGCCACCACTGATGGACGGGAAAGCACAGCAGCCGGCCCTTCTGTCTAG